In Sporomusaceae bacterium FL31, the following proteins share a genomic window:
- a CDS encoding site-specific recombinase: MEYVEPIRSKKQIAYIKHYLKCNNLRNYLLFVLGINSGLRISDLLLLTIDDVKGKDRIILREKKTGKVKDFPLSETCKNAIEEYLETTKFNDGWLFRSKKGDRPISRIQAYRIINNAARFIGMQEAIGTHTLRKTFGYWAYKSGVDVTKIQKLLNHSAPSVTLSYIGITKEELDNVYITLNL; encoded by the coding sequence ATGGAATACGTAGAACCGATAAGAAGTAAAAAGCAAATTGCTTATATAAAGCATTATTTAAAATGCAATAACTTGCGTAATTACCTACTGTTTGTTTTAGGAATTAATAGCGGCTTGCGCATATCAGATTTGCTCTTGTTGACAATTGACGATGTCAAAGGAAAAGATCGCATTATATTGCGCGAGAAAAAAACAGGGAAAGTTAAAGATTTTCCACTCTCAGAAACCTGTAAAAACGCAATTGAAGAATACCTTGAAACTACCAAATTTAATGATGGCTGGCTATTTAGAAGCAAAAAAGGCGATCGTCCAATCAGTCGTATTCAGGCCTATAGAATCATTAATAATGCTGCAAGATTTATTGGTATGCAGGAAGCCATCGGCACCCATACATTACGTAAGACATTCGGGTACTGGGCTTATAAGAGTGGTGTGGATGTAACCAAAATACAAAAGCTACTCAATCATTCCGCCCCAAGTGTGACTCTTTCTTATATC
- a CDS encoding HD family phosphohydrolase: protein MYENQARVWLFSYGLAWYNKDWIQLAHKAIVKSGWLWVRGAVIIKQNISAQSRNIQSGKIICSLDALKAGMRLGKDIISADRKILLAAGIRLSDAHIKHLCELNVKSVVITVSSIDRADQTFSEFAHKYAHILDSVKDAFEHVRIFNEVPLTQMQELVQFSINPITETFGIIEYLHKIQKQDGYTYQHSLNVAIIAGVIGKWFKYQGRELADLILAGLLHDIGKLMVPLKILNKPGKLLFEEMEEIKKHPGYGYRLIKDVDISEKVKSAIIQHHERYDGSGYPNGLKLTEISDYAAIIAVADIYDAITTNRVYRGKQTPLLAAEILAEQMYGQLDPHICNTFLAYLNKSCIGANVRLSDGRAAKIIHIDSQRICWPIIKTIDGQIIDLSIDRTVDLLEFL, encoded by the coding sequence ATGTATGAAAACCAGGCGCGAGTCTGGCTTTTTTCGTATGGTTTAGCTTGGTATAATAAGGATTGGATACAGCTAGCACATAAAGCAATCGTTAAATCAGGCTGGCTGTGGGTGAGAGGAGCGGTTATCATTAAGCAGAACATAAGTGCACAAAGCAGGAATATACAGAGTGGAAAGATCATTTGTAGTCTTGATGCTCTCAAAGCAGGGATGAGATTGGGTAAAGATATTATTTCTGCTGATCGGAAGATTTTACTTGCAGCAGGAATACGGCTTAGTGATGCTCATATTAAACATTTATGCGAATTAAATGTGAAGTCAGTTGTTATTACGGTTTCATCTATTGATCGCGCAGATCAAACGTTCAGTGAATTTGCTCATAAATATGCGCATATATTGGACAGTGTTAAAGATGCATTTGAACATGTGCGTATTTTTAATGAAGTTCCGCTTACACAAATGCAGGAGCTTGTTCAATTTTCAATTAATCCCATCACCGAAACCTTTGGGATCATTGAATATTTGCACAAGATTCAAAAACAAGACGGGTATACCTATCAGCATTCACTAAATGTTGCTATCATTGCAGGCGTTATCGGTAAATGGTTCAAATATCAAGGGCGAGAATTAGCGGATTTAATTTTAGCAGGCTTATTGCATGATATTGGTAAACTTATGGTTCCATTAAAGATATTAAACAAACCCGGAAAACTATTATTTGAAGAAATGGAGGAAATAAAAAAACATCCAGGGTATGGTTATCGGTTAATCAAAGATGTGGACATTTCCGAAAAAGTAAAAAGTGCAATTATCCAGCACCATGAGCGCTATGATGGCAGTGGATATCCTAACGGGCTGAAACTAACTGAAATTAGTGATTATGCGGCAATCATTGCAGTTGCCGATATTTATGATGCAATCACGACGAACCGCGTTTACCGGGGGAAACAGACGCCCTTGTTGGCTGCGGAGATTTTGGCTGAACAGATGTATGGTCAGCTTGACCCTCATATTTGCAATACTTTCTTGGCCTATTTGAATAAATCTTGTATTGGGGCTAATGTTCGCCTCAGTGATGGCCGGGCTGCTAAAATCATCCACATTGATTCGCAGCGAATTTGCTGGCCCATTATTAAGACTATTGACGGTCAAATTATTGATCTTAGTATTGATCGTACAGTAGATTTACTAGAGTTTTTGTGA
- the ureG gene encoding urease accessory protein UreG — protein MQLVTVAGPPSSGKTSVILKVFEALHHTGIGVGVVKFDSLSTKDLELYQKKSIPAQVGLAGNLCPDHFFISNIQDCLEWAKRSHFNMLISESAGLCNRCSPHIKGALAVCVIDNLSGIYTPQKVGPMLKLADIVIITKGDIVSQAEREVFAFRVRQANPGGNILHVNGITGQGALEASRLFHAAPQLNSLIGRQLRFSMPAATCSYCLGQTRIGDDFQMGNVKKMELN, from the coding sequence ATGCAGCTTGTCACGGTTGCAGGGCCGCCTTCCTCAGGAAAAACCTCGGTTATCCTAAAAGTCTTTGAAGCTCTGCACCATACGGGAATTGGTGTGGGGGTTGTCAAATTTGATAGTTTATCGACTAAAGATTTAGAGTTGTATCAGAAGAAAAGTATTCCGGCTCAAGTCGGATTAGCGGGAAACTTATGCCCGGATCATTTCTTTATCAGCAATATTCAGGATTGCCTGGAATGGGCAAAACGGAGTCATTTTAATATGCTGATTAGTGAGAGTGCAGGATTGTGTAACCGCTGCTCGCCACATATCAAAGGGGCATTGGCGGTCTGTGTTATTGATAACTTGAGCGGGATTTATACACCCCAAAAGGTTGGGCCGATGCTGAAGTTGGCAGATATTGTGATTATTACAAAAGGAGATATTGTTTCACAGGCTGAGCGGGAGGTTTTTGCTTTTCGCGTTCGTCAGGCAAATCCTGGCGGGAACATTTTGCATGTCAACGGGATAACGGGGCAAGGGGCATTGGAAGCAAGCCGGCTATTTCATGCAGCACCACAGCTTAATAGCCTTATTGGGCGTCAATTGCGTTTTTCTATGCCAGCTGCTACCTGTTCATATTGCTTAGGCCAGACACGTATTGGGGACGATTTTCAAATGGGTAATGTGAAAAAAATGGAGCTTAATTAG
- a CDS encoding ABC transporter ATP-binding protein: MLQDKLLDMTVESLFVKYPYAEDFFSFLPVRPAFSMILSELFANLSEEVLQDLGMSRSMLIDQFHTYMAQMQQIKQQDETISSITILGGQDKNGVSEEASLTIHAGEIICIVGATGSGKSRLLADIEWMAQQDTPTKRTVLINGQQPDFARRFSVEKKLVAQLSQNMNFVMDLTVAEFVGMHAESRMVEHIEAVTNNIIDQANALAGEKFLASTPVTALSGGQSRALMIADAAFLSVCPIVLIDELENAGIDRRQALRLLVDKQKIVLMATHDPILALMGDRRIVIKNGGIHQIIETSERERQNLLVLEKMDQQLSAIREALRQGEQIEGILTELCGLVTK; this comes from the coding sequence ATGTTGCAGGATAAACTGCTGGACATGACGGTTGAAAGTTTATTTGTAAAATATCCTTATGCTGAGGATTTTTTTTCGTTTTTACCTGTAAGGCCAGCATTCTCAATGATACTTAGTGAGTTGTTTGCTAATCTTTCAGAAGAGGTATTGCAGGACCTTGGGATGAGTCGATCCATGCTGATCGACCAGTTTCATACCTATATGGCTCAAATGCAGCAGATTAAACAGCAAGATGAAACAATCAGCTCGATTACGATTTTAGGTGGTCAGGATAAAAATGGTGTTTCTGAGGAGGCTTCGCTGACCATACATGCCGGAGAGATTATCTGTATTGTTGGTGCTACTGGTTCAGGAAAAAGCCGGTTGTTGGCAGACATCGAATGGATGGCTCAGCAAGATACGCCAACTAAGCGGACCGTACTCATTAATGGTCAGCAGCCTGATTTTGCCCGAAGGTTTTCTGTGGAAAAAAAGTTGGTTGCTCAATTATCGCAGAATATGAATTTTGTCATGGACTTAACTGTTGCGGAATTTGTCGGTATGCATGCCGAGAGCAGGATGGTCGAGCACATCGAGGCGGTAACAAACAATATTATTGATCAAGCCAATGCGCTAGCTGGTGAAAAATTTTTAGCCAGTACTCCGGTTACTGCTCTTAGCGGCGGTCAGTCACGGGCCTTGATGATTGCGGATGCTGCTTTTCTCAGCGTGTGTCCGATTGTGCTCATCGATGAATTAGAAAATGCAGGAATTGATCGCCGGCAGGCATTAAGGCTATTGGTGGATAAACAAAAAATTGTCCTCATGGCTACTCATGATCCCATTCTTGCCCTTATGGGTGATCGGCGTATTGTGATTAAAAATGGTGGAATTCACCAAATTATCGAAACTTCGGAACGAGAGCGGCAAAACTTGCTGGTCTTAGAAAAGATGGATCAGCAGTTGTCTGCTATTAGGGAAGCCTTACGGCAGGGTGAGCAAATAGAAGGAATTTTAACTGAGTTATGTGGCTTGGTGACAAAGTAG
- the zwf gene encoding glucose-6-phosphate 1-dehydrogenase: MENERGSNNNLPAIMVIFGGTGDLTSRKLMPALYNLVCEGLLPEHFAIVSVGRQKKTDDHYRAEVYEAIKRYSCNEVIEANWHSLSESIYYVQLDFLDSGGYLSLQASLEIIDQKHKTCGNRIFYLAVAPEYFEIIVHGLHTNKLVDGSHGWQRLVIEKPFGRDLSSAKRLNNQLSQVFSEQNIYRIDHYLGKEMIQNIMVLRFCNSVFESVWSNKYIDNIQILLSERAGIGSRGGYYETAGAMRDMVQNHILQTLSLVAMEPPVSLNPDAIRSEKLKVIQAIEPFESGHIQENVIFGQYGEGSVDGNLAKAYRAENKVAEMSTTETFVAMKLHIQNFRWAGTPFYIRTGKRLGSNEGKIVIQFKPSPPILYLRDKPVQEPNVLVIKIQPQVGVFFQFSTKRFGASEDIVSATMDTSNDCHTNGNTPEAYERLIVDILRGDTTLFSRWDEVEAAWGFVDKITANCKQQANEFPNYAAGSMGPVRALELVNRDGRKWWD; encoded by the coding sequence ATGGAAAATGAACGGGGAAGCAATAATAATTTGCCAGCCATTATGGTGATCTTTGGCGGCACAGGGGATCTAACCAGCCGTAAATTGATGCCTGCATTATATAACTTGGTCTGTGAGGGGCTATTACCAGAGCATTTTGCTATCGTGTCTGTTGGCCGGCAGAAAAAAACTGATGACCACTATCGTGCTGAGGTATATGAGGCCATTAAGCGGTATTCTTGCAATGAAGTGATCGAAGCAAATTGGCACTCACTTAGCGAGAGCATTTATTATGTTCAACTCGACTTTTTGGATTCAGGCGGTTATTTGAGCTTGCAGGCTTCGTTAGAAATCATTGACCAGAAGCATAAAACCTGCGGCAATCGAATCTTTTACCTGGCTGTGGCGCCTGAGTATTTTGAGATTATCGTACATGGCTTACATACCAATAAACTGGTAGACGGTAGTCATGGCTGGCAGCGCTTAGTGATAGAAAAGCCTTTTGGCAGAGATTTGTCCAGTGCTAAGCGCCTCAATAACCAACTCAGTCAGGTTTTTTCTGAGCAGAATATTTATCGGATTGACCATTATTTAGGCAAGGAAATGATCCAAAATATTATGGTATTGCGTTTTTGTAATTCGGTGTTTGAGTCTGTTTGGAGCAATAAATATATTGATAATATTCAAATCTTATTAAGTGAAAGAGCTGGCATTGGCAGTCGAGGCGGTTATTATGAAACTGCAGGAGCTATGCGGGATATGGTTCAAAATCATATTTTGCAAACGCTGTCGTTAGTGGCTATGGAACCTCCGGTTTCTCTTAATCCTGATGCCATCAGAAGCGAGAAGCTTAAAGTGATTCAGGCCATTGAACCGTTCGAATCAGGCCACATCCAGGAAAATGTTATTTTCGGTCAATATGGCGAGGGCAGCGTAGATGGCAATCTGGCTAAGGCTTATCGTGCAGAAAATAAAGTAGCTGAGATGTCAACGACAGAAACCTTTGTGGCTATGAAACTGCATATTCAAAACTTTCGGTGGGCGGGTACTCCGTTTTATATTCGTACTGGAAAGCGTTTAGGCAGTAATGAAGGGAAGATTGTAATTCAATTTAAGCCCTCGCCGCCGATTTTATATTTGCGGGATAAACCGGTGCAAGAACCCAATGTGCTTGTGATTAAAATTCAACCACAAGTTGGCGTGTTCTTTCAATTTAGTACAAAAAGGTTCGGTGCATCCGAAGATATTGTTTCTGCAACTATGGATACCAGTAATGATTGCCACACCAATGGGAATACACCCGAGGCCTATGAACGCTTGATTGTTGATATTTTACGAGGTGATACCACTTTGTTTTCGCGCTGGGATGAGGTTGAAGCCGCCTGGGGATTTGTCGATAAGATTACGGCTAACTGCAAACAGCAAGCTAATGAATTTCCCAATTATGCGGCAGGGTCGATGGGGCCTGTCCGGGCTCTTGAACTTGTAAATCGGGATGGCCGAAAATGGTGGGATTAG
- a CDS encoding cyclase — MKVYDISMPVFYEMPVYKGRISKRPIITVESNFSTGAVYESRLEMNLHTGTHLDAPLHLLAGGGTIDSLALESVICKCKVLDLTHVVDKITKEDLIDKKIDCGDFILLKTRNSFEALLEEQFIYLDHAGAEYLVSQHVIGVGIDALGIEREQPGHPTHKALLGNDKVIIEGLRLKNVPEGQYLLVAAPVKIMAVEAAPVRALLFEQKIISNLQFIE; from the coding sequence ATGAAGGTCTATGATATTTCTATGCCAGTCTTCTATGAGATGCCAGTTTACAAAGGCAGGATCAGCAAACGGCCAATTATAACGGTCGAAAGCAATTTTAGTACGGGTGCCGTGTATGAGAGTCGACTTGAAATGAATCTTCATACCGGAACACATCTGGATGCCCCGTTACATCTTCTGGCAGGAGGCGGTACAATTGATTCCTTGGCTTTGGAAAGCGTGATTTGCAAGTGTAAGGTGCTTGATTTAACTCATGTTGTGGATAAGATAACGAAAGAAGATCTTATCGATAAAAAGATCGACTGCGGTGATTTTATCTTACTAAAGACTCGTAATTCTTTTGAAGCCTTGTTAGAAGAACAGTTTATTTACTTGGATCATGCGGGCGCTGAGTATCTGGTCAGCCAACATGTCATCGGTGTTGGCATTGATGCACTCGGCATTGAACGGGAGCAGCCGGGACATCCAACTCACAAGGCATTATTGGGGAATGATAAGGTTATTATAGAGGGCCTTAGACTGAAAAATGTACCGGAAGGTCAGTATTTGCTGGTGGCAGCACCAGTTAAGATCATGGCGGTTGAGGCGGCACCGGTGAGGGCTTTGCTGTTCGAGCAGAAAATCATAAGCAACTTACAATTTATAGAGTAG
- the mcpB_4 gene encoding methyl-accepting chemotaxis protein McpB, with product MSIKAKTVTLLLLSLLVTGIIVGSAGIFVLYRQTMSSTQVTMANQATQLAGQVGDLFEAFAKGGKHFGNDMDLQSGDPARIQAKLDTYLHTSWGVDRLNFLDATGKRIAIAPFDAKIIGDNLADRKFFKDTVSDKQSHVSEVIINRVTKVPSVIVTQPVKSANGQLAGMVLQAVDLATLQDILSTIKVGSSGVAAIVTKEGSLVAHTNKELVKEEKKIAGEMLQTLQQDDGHLVNYTDIAGRESVAVSIPIKNTDWFVLVSLPASEVKSAFTASLLWMIIALVAGLIIVGLVAWMYLIKTLRPMELLTGEVTKLGNGDLAIQITANSNDEVGQLSKALAQAIGSFRTTIAGVKDQSEMVTASSEQLVSIADVSSKAIEEIAARVTAIASGSESTEKLVGDGVTTSDRLANLAGDMRTKVSQLADQATVAGSTTGQGQAVLKDAADAIDVVVQSAEGNIRLTTQINTKTEQVKGILAVIDGIARQTNLLALNAAIEAARAGESGRGFAVVAEEVRKLAESTESSAKEVADIINGMVADIDQMTKATEGTAPLAAKGANAIQQAQAGFAKIAETVDSMLSNSQATLIAAEDVNGIAGSIETAMKAIAQLTTEANYSVQNVAAASEEMTSQSEEVTSSAHQLGQIAQSLRESVQQFKV from the coding sequence TTGTCAATTAAAGCAAAAACAGTAACACTATTATTACTTTCGCTGCTTGTGACTGGTATTATTGTCGGTAGTGCTGGAATATTTGTTTTATATCGCCAGACCATGAGCAGTACTCAAGTTACGATGGCCAATCAAGCCACTCAGCTGGCAGGGCAAGTTGGTGATTTATTTGAAGCGTTTGCAAAAGGCGGCAAACATTTTGGCAATGACATGGATTTGCAGTCTGGTGATCCAGCACGTATTCAAGCCAAGCTTGATACTTATCTTCATACATCATGGGGCGTCGACCGCCTGAATTTTCTTGATGCCACCGGGAAAAGAATTGCGATAGCTCCATTTGATGCCAAAATTATTGGTGATAATCTCGCTGATCGCAAATTTTTTAAAGATACAGTTAGTGATAAACAATCACATGTTAGTGAAGTCATTATCAACCGGGTCACTAAGGTTCCTTCCGTGATTGTAACCCAACCGGTAAAATCAGCCAACGGTCAATTGGCGGGAATGGTCTTGCAGGCTGTTGATTTAGCAACATTACAGGATATTCTGTCCACAATTAAAGTTGGATCAAGCGGTGTTGCCGCGATTGTAACGAAAGAAGGCTCACTGGTTGCTCATACCAATAAAGAATTGGTTAAAGAAGAAAAGAAAATTGCTGGTGAGATGCTCCAAACGCTGCAGCAAGATGACGGCCACTTGGTTAACTATACGGATATCGCTGGCCGGGAATCGGTTGCAGTATCGATTCCGATTAAAAATACCGATTGGTTTGTGCTTGTTTCGTTACCGGCAAGTGAGGTTAAGAGTGCCTTTACTGCCAGTCTGCTTTGGATGATTATTGCCCTTGTCGCTGGTCTGATTATTGTTGGGCTGGTTGCCTGGATGTATTTAATAAAAACATTGCGTCCAATGGAGTTATTGACAGGTGAAGTGACCAAGCTAGGCAATGGTGATCTTGCCATACAGATTACTGCCAATTCGAATGATGAAGTGGGGCAATTGTCTAAGGCACTGGCACAGGCGATTGGCAGTTTTCGGACTACTATTGCCGGAGTAAAGGATCAAAGTGAAATGGTGACAGCTTCTTCTGAGCAGCTTGTCAGTATTGCTGATGTATCCTCCAAGGCTATTGAAGAGATTGCAGCTCGAGTAACGGCAATTGCCAGTGGATCTGAATCAACTGAGAAACTAGTCGGTGATGGAGTCACAACCTCGGATCGCTTGGCAAACTTAGCCGGTGATATGCGGACGAAGGTTTCACAATTGGCCGATCAGGCAACTGTTGCCGGCAGTACAACCGGTCAGGGGCAAGCTGTCCTTAAAGATGCAGCAGATGCCATTGACGTTGTGGTTCAGTCGGCAGAAGGAAATATTCGGCTGACAACCCAGATCAATACAAAAACAGAGCAGGTGAAGGGCATCTTAGCGGTGATTGATGGAATCGCCCGTCAGACCAATCTGCTGGCACTCAATGCAGCAATTGAGGCTGCACGTGCCGGTGAGTCAGGGCGAGGCTTTGCCGTTGTGGCTGAAGAAGTACGGAAACTGGCTGAAAGTACGGAAAGCTCCGCAAAAGAAGTGGCAGATATTATCAATGGAATGGTTGCTGATATTGATCAGATGACTAAGGCGACCGAAGGTACAGCACCGCTGGCGGCTAAAGGTGCCAATGCGATTCAGCAGGCTCAAGCTGGTTTTGCTAAAATTGCTGAGACGGTTGATTCAATGCTGAGTAATTCACAAGCCACTTTGATTGCAGCAGAGGATGTCAACGGGATCGCAGGCTCGATTGAAACTGCTATGAAAGCAATTGCTCAGCTTACTACTGAGGCCAATTATTCAGTGCAGAATGTTGCTGCAGCTTCGGAAGAAATGACGTCTCAATCAGAAGAAGTAACCAGCAGTGCACAT